A single Drosophila ananassae strain 14024-0371.13 chromosome 3L, ASM1763931v2, whole genome shotgun sequence DNA region contains:
- the LOC6494593 gene encoding uncharacterized protein LOC6494593 yields the protein MDTQESIESFADLICCKSRSKELQLPEVKRIKDIREFMANKKSTKGGFDGLIDRMNANFSQCDDVLKVLKEKLNLKLASLRKVKQDMMELNRDLKTNGATKKYVTEKTKITVRFMDEVDVLQLDIPSSLERYNNKIDSLFNEILGLDGDIDYVNFLTGIARLNVNYVQEWIKMEQAASAQANETELESDSSESL from the coding sequence ATGGATACTCAGGAAAGTATTGAAAGTTTTGCCGATCTGATTTGCTGCAAGAGCCGCTCCAAGGAGCTGCAGCTCCCGGAGGTGAAACGCATCAAGGACATACGCGAGTTCATGGCCAACAAGAAGAGTACCAAGGGCGGCTTCGATGGGTTAATAGATCGCATGAACGCCAATTTCAGTCAATGCGATGATGTCTTGAAAGTGTTAAAGGAAAAGCTTAACTTGAAACTAGCTTCACTCCGCAAAGTTAAGCAGGATATGATGGAGTTGAACCGTGATTTGAAGACGAACGGTGCCACCAAGAAGTACGTCACCGAGAAGACCAAGATTACTGTCCGTTTCATGGACGAAGTGGACGTCCTCCAGCTAGATATTCCTTCTTCCCTGGAGCGTTATAACAATAAAATAGACTCCTTGTTCAATGAGATCCTAGGTCTGGATGGAGACATCGACTATGTCAACTTCTTGACGGGAATAGCCCGGTTGAATGTCAACTATGTCCAGGAATGGATCAAGATGGAACAGGCCGCTTCCGCCCAAGCCAACGAAACAGAACTGGAAAGTGATTCCTCGGAATCCCTTTAA